TTATTGGGGTGGTGACACCTGTGGAAAGAAAGTATTAAGATTCAGTTAATACCGCAAAATAATCACTTTCGAAaaagcattaataaaaataaactgaaagcagctatatgctttattttctgtttgtttattttacagagttTCTAAAGCTTTTATGTAGATATGTAAGATGGAAACCTTAAAAAGTGCTGTGAAAAATCGAATTACCTGTTGGAAGTTTTTAGTCATATCAGGAGATTCTTTACCCCAATAGCATTTAACAACATGTCCTTCAATTGTAGTGCCGTTCACCGAAACAATGGCATGGGCCGCACTTTCGTGGGTTGAAAATCTAGAAGGGGAAGATATGagggtttgtcttttttttttttttttttttttttaaagaacttacacaatAAATAATAGAAACTCATTAGTTTATAACTGTCAACTTGGTGTTTTCCTAAAGTACATTATGCAGGTAGGCTAAAATTCTACATCGCAAAGAACTGCTAAAACAACGAAGGCGGATACCCGAGGGGCTCAAATAATGTAACTGAAAAGAACGGGTCAAATAGCAGAGCAACCTGTAGACAGAATTTTACCTGACAAATGAATAGCCTTTCTCTGGAAAAACTcttatttccataatttgtccAAATGGTGAGAAAGTCTGTCTCATAAGCTGatctgagaaacaaaaacacatgaataaaatacttaaggcTCAGGACGCTGACACTAAGAGGGATAAAGCTCCTCGGAGAAGGGGAGAAGACCACACACTGTACCTGTTAACCCAGAGGCAATTCCTCCACAGTACACAGTACAGTTTTTTGGACTTGACTGGTTTACTACATCTTCAAATCTCAACTGCTTAGTGTTATCtatatacagaaagaaaacaaaaatgttgatGATTATACAGTCGTATAAAACTGATTACTGTGTACAAAGATACACCTCattgagggagaaaaaagagaatttttttcttgatgcCATGATCTTGATCTATAGAATCAGCTGGTTCACAGCCCCAACTACATTAATTATCAAAGCCCAATTATTACTAGACAATTAAATTCAAGATGAACTGAGCCTTACAAagctaataaaatttaaatttcaagaaaTCAAGATGCTACTTCATGATTTTGTGACGTAGccataattttaacaaaatgcaGTACACGGATCTTACTTTCTTGTGTACTTTTAGGTGCAGGTGGTTTACGTGTGGCCCAGTTAGTTCTGATCTGACGACCACCCAACCACTGACCTCCCATATGCACAATTGCATTTTCTGCATCCTAcagataaaaaaagagaaagagcaattacaaacacagaaaagaaaattgtagcATATAAGaccaataaatgaaataacatgctGGCACCCCTGAATCCAAATCTTACCAGCATAGGGaatgaattcaaataaaactgaataaCACAAAAATGATACTAACTATCCCTTGGTATCAACTCCAGTGATACATCAAAACTATATTTATTCACAGATTTCAAAATACTAGTACAACATTTAAGCAACAAGTGAAATTGATCATAATTCAAATATGCAAGAAAAAATTATAACCCCACTCATTACCAAAAAGAGGGAAAGTAAGACTGCCAAAAATATCTGAATTTGATGGCTGACTGAGGTGTAACTTTTACTGAAGAATATATAGAACCTCCCAATACTACGGTCTAAACCACCTAGCCCGAAATCAACATTCTTATAGCAATGGATTATGATTGT
Above is a genomic segment from Mustela nigripes isolate SB6536 chromosome 4, MUSNIG.SB6536, whole genome shotgun sequence containing:
- the TIAL1 gene encoding nucleolysin TIAR isoform X4 — protein: MDARVVKDMATGKSKGYGFVSFYNKLDAENAIVHMGGQWLGGRQIRTNWATRKPPAPKSTQENNTKQLRFEDVVNQSSPKNCTVYCGGIASGLTDQLMRQTFSPFGQIMEIRVFPEKGYSFVRFSTHESAAHAIVSVNGTTIEGHVVKCYWGKESPDMTKNFQQVDYSQWGQWSQVYGNPQQYGQYMANGWQVPPYGVYGQPWNQQGFGVDQSPSAAWMGGFGAQPPQGQAPPPVIPPPNQAGYGMASYQTQ